A window of the Gemmatirosa kalamazoonensis genome harbors these coding sequences:
- a CDS encoding secondary thiamine-phosphate synthase enzyme YjbQ, which produces MKTHTAYLTFETQKRQEIIDITDEVEACRAAAGIREGFVLVSAMHISASVFVNDHEPGLWQDILQWLEQRIAPWSPDAYRHNAGTGEDNAAAHLRSLTVGHEVMVPVTAGRLDFGPWQRVFYGEWDGQRPKRVILKAMGE; this is translated from the coding sequence ATGAAGACCCACACCGCGTACCTGACGTTCGAAACCCAGAAGCGGCAGGAGATCATCGACATCACCGACGAGGTCGAGGCCTGCCGCGCCGCCGCCGGCATTCGCGAGGGGTTCGTGCTCGTCTCCGCGATGCACATCTCCGCCTCCGTCTTCGTGAACGACCACGAGCCGGGGCTCTGGCAGGACATCCTGCAGTGGCTCGAGCAGCGCATCGCGCCGTGGTCCCCCGATGCCTACCGGCACAACGCCGGCACCGGCGAGGACAACGCCGCCGCCCATCTGCGCTCGCTCACCGTTGGGCACGAGGTGATGGTCCCCGTCACTGCGGGGCGGCTCGACTTCGGTCCGTGGCAGCGCGTGTTCTACGGCGAGTGGGACGGCCAGCGCCCGAAGCGCGTGATCCTGAAGGCGATGGGCGAATGA
- a CDS encoding class I adenylate-forming enzyme family protein, whose product MAENWTLAQVFARRAHEHPERLAAVAANGRTLTYGQLDARASAMAAALSELGIGAGDRIAVNMPNCLEWLVALGATAKLGAVVVPVSPRLNFHELKYQLRHAEVSCAFTVERLGGIDFLQIFEQFITELPDLQYLVTVGDEDLWYDDRIFQFEDLLSKGEGRPAPSGADVGDDADVALIYTSGTTGKPKGVRLGHRGVVETAVRTGEAIEIDPTDRVFAAVPIFAIFGFSVAVGVLASGATLVLQPEFDARDALALIVRERVTVLHGVPTTFHLLMREPSFDGARLRQAGLRTGIVAGSPVSEDLVRRIRRWCDVQVAYGLTETGPTVTVTCFADPADKRATTVGRPLPGVEVMAVDVLTGQLHGPAEAVGEIAVRGPGLMLGYARMPGETARSFTPEGFFLTGDLGIIDEDGYLRVIGRRKETILRGGFQIFPREVEDRLRAHPGVDDVCVIGVPHDVLGELICACIVPVEGAVITGNEIKAFARDTMADFKVPDIVRFFDAFPMTGSGKVRRRELERTVALDPTVLTGT is encoded by the coding sequence ATGGCCGAGAACTGGACGCTGGCCCAGGTGTTCGCGCGCCGTGCCCACGAGCACCCGGAGCGCCTCGCCGCCGTCGCCGCGAACGGGCGCACGCTCACCTACGGTCAGCTCGACGCGCGCGCGTCGGCCATGGCCGCGGCGCTCTCCGAGCTCGGCATCGGTGCCGGTGACCGCATCGCCGTCAACATGCCGAACTGCCTCGAGTGGCTCGTCGCGCTCGGGGCCACCGCGAAGCTCGGCGCCGTCGTCGTGCCGGTGAGTCCGCGGCTCAACTTCCACGAGTTGAAGTACCAGCTTCGGCACGCGGAGGTGTCCTGCGCGTTCACCGTCGAGCGGCTCGGCGGGATCGACTTCCTGCAGATCTTCGAGCAGTTCATCACCGAGCTTCCCGACCTGCAGTATTTGGTCACGGTTGGTGACGAAGATCTCTGGTACGACGACCGCATCTTCCAGTTCGAGGATCTGCTCTCGAAGGGCGAGGGGCGGCCGGCGCCGTCGGGCGCCGACGTCGGCGACGACGCCGACGTGGCGCTCATCTACACCTCGGGCACCACCGGCAAGCCGAAGGGCGTGCGCCTCGGCCACCGCGGCGTCGTCGAGACCGCGGTGCGCACCGGCGAGGCGATCGAGATCGACCCCACGGACCGCGTGTTCGCCGCGGTGCCGATCTTCGCCATCTTCGGCTTCAGCGTCGCCGTCGGCGTGCTCGCCTCCGGCGCGACGCTCGTGCTCCAGCCGGAGTTCGATGCGCGCGATGCGCTCGCGCTCATCGTGCGCGAGCGCGTCACCGTGCTGCACGGCGTGCCCACCACCTTCCACCTGCTCATGCGGGAGCCGAGCTTCGACGGCGCGCGTCTGCGTCAGGCGGGGCTGCGCACCGGCATCGTCGCCGGCAGTCCGGTGAGCGAGGATCTCGTGCGTCGCATTCGCCGGTGGTGCGACGTGCAGGTGGCGTACGGCCTCACCGAGACCGGCCCCACGGTGACCGTCACGTGCTTCGCCGACCCGGCGGACAAGCGCGCGACCACCGTGGGGCGTCCGCTTCCCGGTGTCGAGGTCATGGCGGTGGACGTGCTCACCGGACAGCTGCACGGTCCCGCGGAGGCCGTCGGCGAGATCGCGGTGCGCGGCCCCGGCCTCATGCTCGGCTACGCGCGCATGCCGGGCGAGACTGCCCGCTCGTTCACGCCCGAGGGCTTCTTCCTCACCGGTGATCTCGGCATCATCGACGAGGACGGCTATCTCCGCGTGATCGGGCGGCGAAAGGAGACGATCCTGCGCGGCGGCTTCCAGATCTTTCCCCGCGAGGTGGAGGATCGGCTCCGCGCACACCCTGGCGTCGACGACGTCTGCGTGATCGGCGTTCCCCACGACGTGCTCGGGGAGCTGATCTGCGCGTGCATCGTCCCCGTCGAGGGCGCCGTCATCACGGGCAACGAGATCAAGGCGTTCGCCCGTGACACGATGGCCGATTTCAAGGTCCCAGACATCGTGCGCTTCTTCGACGCTTTCCCGATGACCGGGAGCGGGAAGGTGCGGCGCCGAGAGCTCGAGCGCACCGTCGCGCTCGACCCCACTGTCCTCACAGGTACATGA
- a CDS encoding NYN domain-containing protein: protein MSSRFQPPRASAPVAPVHRGPQAMPQGAGAAPYSYLAHAPNAALLIDFDNVTMGIQKDMQSELRNLLSSDIIKGKVSVQRAYADWRRYPGYIVPLTENSIDLIWAPAYGSAKKNATDIRLAVDAIELVFTRPEIGTFILLSGDSDFSSLVIKLKEYGKYVIGVGIRESSSDLLVQNCDEYYSYNALAGLVRAGDEEVVRWDPWELVTEAIGRMARNGDVMRADRLKQVMQDVDPSFDEKDLGMSKFSRFVHEAAGRGLITLTRRDDGQYEIGPAEAAAPEARAAQRREEPRREERRPQPPREEVEVEGAEAPAREGRREERGRGRRSRRGRGRDAERAPRAATDVGGEVEEPSRETPRTAPTAAPAAPAIGVSGERLTRNEAFDLVRRAVESLVPSTDESVGADAVRTRAHELLGRDSESLTSRMFERILRDAHDAGLLDLRRRGDTFELSRAAATESVADQLNRAAAASQLPAATAAPSGSATPRGMGPRGLARGRLGGRGAAPPPDLLSVGVVRVDTPTDTAHFAPPLETAAPQPPVALEDGGAAATAPAAEPSSAAPAEGAAAGSRRRGARGGRGARKSAAKTAAAPAPAPAPAPAAPPATTSAPTSAASGGARGRRGRGAKKAANAATAPSAPSAAAAAPTPAPTPAPRTATPAATKRGTPAAGATKRGRGRGGAGAAPNASAAPAPSAPAASAPPASEGAAPARGARGARKRPAASRGA from the coding sequence ATGAGCTCACGCTTCCAGCCGCCGCGCGCCTCCGCGCCGGTCGCCCCCGTGCACCGCGGCCCGCAGGCCATGCCGCAGGGCGCCGGTGCGGCGCCGTACTCGTATCTCGCCCACGCGCCTAACGCTGCGCTCCTCATCGACTTCGACAACGTCACGATGGGGATCCAGAAGGACATGCAGAGCGAGCTGCGCAACCTGCTGTCCTCCGACATCATCAAGGGCAAGGTCTCGGTGCAGCGCGCGTACGCCGATTGGCGGCGCTACCCCGGCTACATCGTCCCGCTCACCGAGAACTCGATCGACCTGATCTGGGCGCCCGCGTACGGGTCGGCGAAGAAGAACGCCACCGACATCCGCCTCGCGGTCGACGCGATCGAGCTCGTCTTCACCCGCCCCGAGATCGGCACGTTCATCCTGCTCTCCGGCGACTCCGACTTCTCGAGCCTCGTCATCAAGCTCAAGGAGTACGGCAAGTACGTCATCGGTGTCGGCATCCGCGAGAGCTCGAGCGACCTGCTCGTCCAGAACTGCGACGAGTACTACAGCTACAACGCGCTCGCGGGGCTCGTGCGCGCCGGCGACGAGGAAGTCGTGCGGTGGGACCCGTGGGAGCTCGTCACCGAGGCGATCGGCCGCATGGCGCGCAACGGCGACGTCATGCGCGCCGACCGCCTCAAGCAGGTCATGCAGGACGTCGATCCGTCCTTCGACGAGAAGGATCTCGGCATGTCCAAGTTCTCGCGCTTCGTGCACGAGGCCGCGGGACGTGGGCTCATCACGCTCACGCGGCGCGATGACGGACAGTACGAGATCGGGCCCGCGGAGGCCGCCGCGCCCGAGGCGCGTGCTGCCCAACGCCGCGAGGAGCCGCGCCGCGAGGAGCGTCGCCCGCAGCCGCCGCGCGAGGAGGTGGAGGTCGAGGGTGCCGAGGCGCCGGCGCGCGAGGGGCGTCGCGAGGAGCGTGGCCGCGGTCGTCGCAGTCGGCGTGGTCGCGGTCGCGACGCCGAGCGCGCGCCGCGCGCCGCGACCGACGTCGGCGGCGAGGTCGAGGAGCCGTCGCGCGAGACCCCGCGCACCGCGCCCACGGCGGCTCCGGCCGCGCCCGCGATCGGCGTCAGTGGCGAGCGGCTCACGCGCAACGAGGCGTTCGATCTCGTGCGTCGCGCCGTGGAGTCGCTCGTGCCGTCGACCGACGAGAGCGTCGGTGCGGACGCCGTGCGCACGCGCGCGCACGAGCTGCTCGGGCGCGACAGCGAGAGCCTCACGTCGCGCATGTTCGAGCGCATCCTGCGCGACGCCCACGACGCAGGCTTGCTCGATCTGCGCCGTCGCGGCGACACGTTCGAGCTGTCGCGTGCTGCGGCGACGGAGTCGGTCGCCGACCAGCTCAATCGCGCCGCCGCGGCGTCGCAGCTGCCCGCCGCGACCGCCGCACCGAGTGGCTCGGCCACGCCGCGCGGCATGGGTCCGCGCGGTCTCGCGCGCGGACGACTCGGCGGACGGGGTGCGGCGCCGCCGCCCGATCTGCTGTCCGTCGGTGTCGTGCGCGTCGACACGCCGACCGATACCGCGCACTTCGCGCCGCCGCTCGAGACCGCAGCGCCGCAGCCGCCCGTCGCGCTCGAGGATGGCGGCGCCGCGGCGACGGCGCCCGCCGCGGAGCCATCGTCGGCTGCGCCCGCGGAGGGTGCTGCGGCTGGCTCGCGTCGTCGTGGTGCACGCGGTGGACGTGGTGCACGCAAGAGCGCCGCAAAGACGGCCGCCGCGCCTGCGCCGGCACCAGCACCGGCTCCCGCCGCGCCGCCGGCCACGACGTCGGCGCCGACGAGCGCCGCATCCGGTGGTGCGCGCGGTCGCCGCGGTCGCGGTGCGAAGAAGGCCGCGAATGCCGCGACGGCGCCGAGCGCGCCGAGCGCCGCCGCTGCGGCGCCCACACCAGCGCCCACGCCGGCGCCGAGGACCGCGACGCCCGCGGCGACGAAGCGCGGCACGCCCGCCGCCGGGGCGACGAAGCGTGGTCGTGGACGCGGTGGCGCAGGCGCTGCGCCCAACGCGTCCGCGGCGCCGGCGCCGAGCGCACCGGCCGCGAGCGCGCCTCCCGCGAGCGAGGGCGCCGCGCCCGCGCGTGGTGCACGCGGGGCCCGCAAGCGTCCCGCCGCGAGTCGCGGCGCGTGA
- a CDS encoding DNA-3-methyladenine glycosylase, producing the protein MSLGTPLPVSFYDRDPRVVARELLGTVLVCDSSEGLTAGVVVETEAYLGEDDPACHAVVGRTSRTWHLFGPPGTAYVYRIYGMHWCVNAVTLPEGIGCAVLLRALAPTLGIDLMRRRRPRARRDRDLTNGPGKLCAALGIDGRLDGAPLDTGALTLRAGTPLPDARVEVTPRIGITRAADLPYRFLVRDDPFVSPTPARFPRAPYRSKADARL; encoded by the coding sequence GTGTCGTTAGGCACGCCGCTCCCCGTGTCGTTCTACGACCGCGACCCGCGCGTCGTCGCGCGCGAGTTGCTGGGCACCGTGCTCGTGTGCGACTCGTCGGAGGGCCTCACCGCCGGCGTCGTCGTCGAGACCGAAGCGTACCTGGGCGAAGACGATCCTGCGTGTCACGCGGTGGTCGGCCGCACGTCGCGCACGTGGCACCTGTTCGGCCCGCCCGGCACCGCATACGTCTACCGCATCTACGGCATGCACTGGTGCGTGAACGCGGTGACGCTGCCGGAAGGCATCGGCTGCGCGGTGCTGCTGCGTGCCCTGGCGCCGACGCTCGGCATCGACCTCATGCGCCGCCGCCGTCCGCGCGCGCGCCGCGACCGCGACCTGACTAACGGTCCGGGCAAGCTGTGCGCGGCGCTCGGCATCGATGGACGCCTCGACGGCGCGCCGCTCGACACGGGCGCGCTCACTCTGCGCGCCGGCACGCCGCTCCCCGACGCGCGCGTGGAGGTCACGCCGCGCATCGGCATCACGCGCGCGGCGGACCTCCCCTATCGCTTCCTCGTGCGCGACGACCCGTTCGTGTCGCCGACGCCCGCGCGCTTCCCGCGTGCGCCTTACCGCTCGAAGGCCGACGCGAGGTTGTAG
- a CDS encoding glycine C-acetyltransferase, with protein MNTEFTGALQAELDQLKADRVYKQLNHLESPQAARVQMEGRGEVVILSSNNYLGLSNEPSVVEAGIDALRQFGAGTASVRFICGTFTVHRDLEEAIARFVGTEASLSYVSAWNANEALTSTIVESGDFVVSDELNHASIIDSVRLAKAIKKCTTAVYKHGDLDDLRAKLAANRGARRKIIWTDGVFSMEGSIAKLPEIAQIARDEGAIVAMDDSHATGVLGETGRGTAEHFGMLGEVDIITSTLGKALGGAAGGFIAASSALVDMMTQRSRPQLFSNALPPTVAASSLQAIRFAEQHPERVRQLRENARYFREAITEAGFSPLAGETPIVPIIVGETAKAIEMSNRLLDEGVFVTGFGFPVVPHGQARVRCQLSAAHTREDMDFALAAFRKVGRALGVI; from the coding sequence ATCAACACGGAGTTCACCGGCGCGCTGCAGGCCGAGCTGGATCAGCTCAAGGCCGATCGCGTGTACAAGCAGCTCAACCACCTCGAGTCGCCGCAGGCGGCGCGGGTGCAGATGGAAGGACGCGGCGAGGTCGTGATCCTGTCGTCGAACAACTACCTCGGCCTGTCGAACGAGCCGAGCGTGGTGGAGGCGGGGATCGACGCGCTGCGGCAGTTCGGCGCAGGAACGGCGAGCGTGCGGTTCATCTGCGGTACGTTCACGGTCCACCGCGACCTCGAGGAAGCGATCGCCCGCTTCGTGGGAACGGAGGCCTCGCTGTCGTACGTGTCGGCGTGGAACGCGAACGAGGCGCTCACGTCCACGATCGTGGAGTCGGGAGACTTCGTCGTCTCGGACGAGCTGAATCACGCGTCGATCATCGACTCGGTCCGGCTCGCGAAGGCGATCAAGAAGTGCACGACGGCGGTCTACAAGCACGGCGACCTGGACGACCTGCGCGCGAAGCTGGCGGCGAACCGCGGGGCGCGGCGAAAGATCATCTGGACCGACGGCGTGTTCTCGATGGAGGGCTCGATCGCCAAGCTGCCGGAGATCGCGCAGATCGCGCGGGACGAGGGCGCGATCGTGGCAATGGACGACTCGCACGCGACGGGCGTGCTCGGGGAGACGGGACGCGGCACGGCCGAGCACTTCGGCATGCTCGGCGAGGTCGACATCATCACGTCGACGCTCGGCAAAGCGCTCGGCGGCGCGGCGGGCGGCTTCATCGCGGCCTCGTCCGCGCTCGTCGACATGATGACGCAGCGCTCGCGTCCGCAGCTCTTCTCGAACGCGCTGCCGCCGACGGTGGCGGCGAGCTCGCTGCAGGCGATCCGATTCGCGGAACAGCATCCGGAGCGCGTGCGGCAGCTGCGCGAGAACGCGCGCTACTTCCGCGAGGCGATCACCGAGGCGGGGTTCTCACCGCTCGCCGGCGAGACGCCGATCGTGCCGATCATCGTGGGCGAGACGGCGAAGGCGATCGAGATGAGCAACCGCCTCCTCGACGAGGGCGTGTTCGTGACGGGATTCGGCTTTCCCGTGGTGCCGCACGGACAGGCGCGCGTGCGCTGTCAGCTCAGCGCGGCCCACACGCGCGAGGACATGGACTTCGCGCTCGCGGCCTTCAGAAAGGTCGGACGCGCGCTCGGCGTGATCTAG
- the tdh gene encoding L-threonine 3-dehydrogenase: MKDRAAPGFSLREVPEPRVRDDEVLIRVRRAGVCGTDVHIHQWDAWASARCKPPFVVGHEFAGDVVEVGALVETVKVGDRVTAEGHIVDGMCLLCRTGNSHVCPHTKIIGVDRDGCFAELIAMPASNIWHLDASISYDVGGIHDPMGNAFHTALTAEIPGATVLVTGCGPIGIFAVGICRAAGASHVIASDVNDRRLELAQQMGAHEILHPGQVAEAVRRSTAGYGVDVVLEMSGVPSAIHQALDLVRVGGRVQMLGIPSKPIELDLASEVIFKGITIYGVVGRRMYDTWHQMTRFLRSGEFDPTPVITHRFPLEGFEDAMHVIRSGEAGKVIFEIT; the protein is encoded by the coding sequence GTGAAAGACCGGGCAGCGCCAGGGTTCTCGCTGCGCGAGGTCCCCGAGCCGCGCGTCCGGGACGACGAGGTTCTCATCCGCGTGCGACGCGCCGGCGTGTGCGGCACCGACGTGCACATCCACCAGTGGGACGCGTGGGCGAGCGCGCGGTGCAAGCCGCCGTTCGTCGTGGGGCACGAGTTCGCCGGCGACGTCGTGGAGGTCGGCGCGCTCGTGGAGACGGTGAAGGTCGGCGACCGCGTGACGGCGGAGGGCCACATCGTCGACGGGATGTGCCTGCTCTGCCGGACGGGGAACTCGCACGTCTGCCCGCACACGAAGATCATCGGCGTCGACCGGGACGGCTGCTTCGCGGAGCTGATCGCGATGCCGGCGTCCAACATCTGGCACCTGGACGCGTCGATCTCGTACGACGTCGGCGGCATCCACGACCCGATGGGGAACGCGTTCCACACCGCGCTGACGGCGGAGATCCCGGGGGCGACGGTGCTCGTCACGGGGTGCGGTCCGATCGGCATCTTCGCCGTGGGCATCTGCCGCGCAGCGGGAGCGTCGCACGTCATCGCCTCCGACGTGAACGACCGGCGGCTCGAGCTCGCGCAGCAGATGGGCGCCCACGAGATCCTCCACCCCGGTCAGGTCGCGGAGGCGGTGCGTCGATCGACGGCGGGCTACGGCGTCGACGTCGTGCTCGAGATGAGCGGCGTCCCGTCGGCGATCCACCAGGCGCTGGATCTCGTGCGCGTCGGCGGCCGCGTGCAGATGCTCGGGATTCCGTCGAAGCCGATCGAGCTGGACCTCGCGTCGGAGGTGATCTTCAAGGGGATCACGATCTACGGCGTGGTGGGGCGGCGAATGTACGACACGTGGCACCAGATGACCCGCTTCCTCCGCTCGGGCGAGTTCGATCCGACGCCGGTGATCACGCACCGGTTTCCGCTCGAGGGGTTCGAGGACGCGATGCACGTCATCAGGAGCGGCGAGGCGGGCAAGGTCATCTTCGAGATCACGTGA
- a CDS encoding SAM-dependent methyltransferase has protein sequence MSAPRSLKHEYELFVEREIELYKDTISRTALLSIGDEAVARLREQAQTTLTEMVLWEEVDRIISRRLRLPSYRVWRQRRLKILAEYRRPEHWGLAPTSALARELAQSDGSHVLVAGVDGEGAAMYSAAHGCAVTALAHEPDAVERVMHAAEVAGLSERVRGCVGDLAQWAPDVALRVVVCTPTAFEHLTPSERAAAIELLQSATLDGGVHLVSTLVAGSAALSVEELRARYDGWAVSVERDGGGAASALGTTFLARKSALAQ, from the coding sequence ATGTCCGCGCCGCGTTCCCTCAAGCACGAATACGAGCTGTTCGTCGAGCGCGAGATCGAGCTGTACAAGGATACGATCTCGCGCACGGCACTGCTGTCGATCGGCGACGAGGCGGTCGCGCGGCTGCGTGAGCAGGCGCAGACGACGCTGACGGAGATGGTGCTGTGGGAGGAAGTCGATCGCATCATCTCGCGTCGGCTCCGGCTTCCGAGCTACCGCGTATGGCGGCAGCGCCGGCTGAAGATCCTCGCCGAGTATCGCCGACCGGAGCACTGGGGCCTCGCGCCGACGAGCGCGCTCGCGCGCGAGCTCGCGCAGTCGGACGGAAGCCACGTGCTCGTGGCGGGTGTCGACGGCGAGGGCGCGGCGATGTACTCGGCGGCGCACGGATGCGCGGTGACCGCGCTCGCGCACGAGCCGGACGCGGTGGAGCGCGTGATGCACGCGGCGGAAGTCGCGGGGCTGAGCGAGCGTGTGCGCGGCTGCGTGGGCGATCTCGCGCAGTGGGCGCCCGACGTCGCGCTGCGCGTGGTGGTGTGCACGCCGACCGCGTTCGAGCATCTCACGCCGAGCGAGCGCGCGGCGGCGATCGAGCTGCTCCAGAGCGCGACGCTCGACGGCGGTGTGCATCTGGTGTCGACGCTCGTCGCGGGTTCGGCGGCGCTGTCGGTGGAGGAGCTGCGCGCGCGCTACGACGGCTGGGCGGTGAGCGTGGAGCGCGACGGCGGCGGCGCGGCGAGCGCGCTCGGCACGACGTTTCTCGCGCGGAAGTCGGCGCTCGCGCAGTGA
- the mutM gene encoding bifunctional DNA-formamidopyrimidine glycosylase/DNA-(apurinic or apyrimidinic site) lyase, whose protein sequence is MSRITHFLMPELPEVEAAARLLREVAVGRTIRAVHRSHAATRRALPDDAVTRLVGRRVTSVERRGKHQLLTLDDGAVVHAHFRMNGDWHVGSASDEPPRHARAALDFDDGLRLTLVDSRALATLSLHSPGASPLPTLGPEPTDAGFDAASLGAALRGRRGPIKPVLLDQRVVAGLGNIYAAEALWRARVSPRAPANGIGPARLARLAAAMRDVLTEAIEKPGRYRTGEAAVTMHVYDREGEPCTRCGTMIRRIVQAGRSTYFCPRCQAR, encoded by the coding sequence GTGTCGCGCATCACGCACTTCCTCATGCCCGAGCTGCCGGAAGTTGAAGCCGCGGCGCGCCTCCTGCGCGAGGTGGCCGTTGGCCGCACCATTCGCGCCGTGCACCGTTCGCACGCCGCGACGCGTCGCGCGCTCCCCGACGACGCCGTCACGCGCCTCGTTGGGCGCCGCGTGACCTCGGTCGAGCGGCGCGGCAAGCATCAGCTGCTCACGCTCGACGACGGCGCGGTGGTGCACGCGCACTTCCGCATGAACGGCGACTGGCACGTCGGGTCGGCGAGCGACGAGCCGCCGCGCCATGCGCGCGCCGCGCTCGACTTCGACGACGGCTTGCGTCTCACGCTCGTCGATTCGCGCGCGCTCGCCACTCTGTCGCTGCATTCCCCCGGTGCGTCGCCGCTGCCGACGCTCGGCCCTGAGCCCACCGACGCCGGCTTCGACGCTGCGTCGCTCGGCGCCGCGCTTCGCGGCCGCCGCGGTCCGATCAAGCCCGTGCTGCTCGATCAGCGCGTGGTCGCGGGCCTCGGGAACATCTACGCTGCGGAAGCGCTCTGGCGCGCGCGTGTCAGTCCGCGTGCGCCGGCGAACGGCATCGGACCGGCGCGACTCGCGCGTCTCGCCGCCGCCATGCGCGACGTGCTGACCGAGGCGATCGAGAAGCCCGGCCGCTATCGCACCGGCGAGGCCGCGGTGACGATGCACGTCTACGATCGCGAGGGAGAGCCGTGCACGCGGTGCGGCACCATGATTCGCCGCATCGTGCAGGCCGGTCGCTCGACGTACTTCTGTCCGCGCTGTCAGGCGCGCTGA
- a CDS encoding class I SAM-dependent rRNA methyltransferase, with protein MRTVAVVSNRGAQRLASGHPWIYRSDVAEPPTSPAGAVTVRDGRGRPLGTALWSPASEISLRLVDRRPDQPLDAAWWLERLARALDRRAGLREHASAHRLVHGEGDGLPSLVCDRYDRWLVVQLMSAGLEAFRGAIIDALLEHTGAEGILARNDAALRLKEELPRETVLLAGSVPEEIEVEEHGVRYLAAPWTGQKTGAFLDQRENRALVGAVARGRALDCFSYHGSFALHLARRAEHVTALDMSEAALRRARENAQRNGFTNIDTREANAFDFLRDEERAGARYDTIVLDPPAFAKTRAALPTALRGYKEINLRAMRLLAPGGLLFTASCSYHLTKPLFLEMLEDAAADSGRRVILRELRGQPIDHPEVLSIPETGYIKGALLEVAD; from the coding sequence ATGCGCACCGTCGCCGTCGTCTCGAACCGGGGAGCCCAACGATTGGCCTCCGGGCATCCCTGGATCTACCGCAGCGACGTCGCCGAGCCACCGACGAGCCCAGCAGGCGCCGTCACCGTTCGAGACGGCCGAGGCCGCCCGCTCGGGACCGCACTCTGGAGCCCGGCCTCAGAAATCTCGCTCCGGCTCGTCGATCGCCGCCCCGACCAGCCACTCGACGCCGCCTGGTGGCTGGAACGCCTCGCGCGCGCGCTCGACCGCCGCGCCGGGCTCCGCGAGCACGCCTCGGCCCATCGCCTGGTGCACGGCGAGGGCGACGGGCTCCCGTCGCTCGTGTGCGACCGCTACGACCGGTGGCTCGTCGTGCAGCTCATGAGCGCCGGCCTCGAGGCGTTTCGCGGCGCGATCATCGACGCGCTGCTGGAGCACACGGGCGCCGAGGGCATCCTGGCGCGCAACGACGCGGCGCTGCGCCTCAAGGAGGAGCTGCCGCGCGAGACGGTGCTCCTCGCCGGCTCGGTGCCGGAGGAGATCGAGGTCGAGGAGCATGGCGTGCGGTATCTCGCCGCGCCGTGGACGGGACAGAAGACCGGCGCGTTCCTCGATCAGCGCGAGAACCGCGCGCTCGTCGGCGCCGTCGCGCGCGGGCGCGCGCTCGACTGCTTCAGCTACCACGGCTCGTTCGCGCTGCATCTCGCCCGGCGCGCGGAGCACGTCACCGCGCTCGACATGTCGGAGGCCGCGCTGCGGCGCGCACGGGAGAACGCCCAACGCAACGGCTTCACGAACATCGACACGCGGGAGGCGAACGCGTTCGACTTTCTTCGCGACGAGGAGCGCGCCGGCGCGCGTTACGACACGATCGTGCTCGACCCGCCGGCGTTCGCGAAGACGCGTGCCGCGCTTCCCACCGCGCTGCGCGGATACAAGGAGATCAACCTGCGCGCGATGCGTCTGCTCGCGCCGGGCGGCCTGCTGTTCACGGCGAGCTGCAGCTATCACCTCACGAAGCCGCTGTTCCTCGAGATGCTCGAGGACGCGGCGGCGGACAGCGGCCGGCGCGTGATCCTGCGCGAGCTGCGCGGTCAGCCGATCGACCATCCCGAGGTGTTGTCGATCCCCGAGACGGGCTACATCAAAGGCGCGCTGCTCGAGGTCGCGGACTGA